One genomic segment of Pseudomonas sp. p1(2021b) includes these proteins:
- the secB gene encoding protein-export chaperone SecB has protein sequence MTDQQNNGAAEDNSPQFSLQRIYVRDLSFEAPKSPQIFRQQWEPSVSLDLNTRQKALESDFHEVVLTLSVTVKNGEEVAFIAEVQQAGIFLIKNLDAASMSHTLGAFCPNILFPYARETLDSLVTRGSFPALMLSPVNFDALYAQEMQRMQEAGEAPTVQ, from the coding sequence ATGACAGACCAGCAGAACAACGGCGCCGCCGAAGACAACTCCCCGCAATTCTCCCTGCAGCGTATCTACGTGCGCGACCTGTCGTTCGAAGCGCCGAAGAGCCCGCAGATCTTCCGCCAGCAGTGGGAGCCGAGCGTCTCGCTGGACCTGAACACCCGCCAGAAGGCCCTGGAAAGCGATTTCCACGAAGTGGTGCTGACCCTGTCGGTGACCGTCAAGAATGGTGAGGAAGTGGCGTTCATCGCCGAAGTGCAGCAGGCCGGTATCTTCCTGATCAAGAACCTCGACGCTGCTTCCATGAGCCACACCCTCGGCGCGTTCTGCCCGAACATCCTGTTCCCGTACGCCCGTGAGACCCTCGACAGCCTGGTGACCCGTGGTTCGTTCCCGGCCCTGATGCTGTCGCCGGTCAACTTCGACGCCCTGTACGCGCAAGAGATGCAGCGTATGCAGGAAGCTGGCGAAGCGCCGACCGTTCAGTGA
- the grxC gene encoding glutaredoxin 3 codes for MKPVIVYSSDYCPYCMRAKYLLESKGVAFEEIKVDGKPQVRAEMSQKTGRTSVPQIWIGTTHVGGCDDLYALERSGKLDALLEA; via the coding sequence ATGAAGCCTGTCATCGTCTACTCCAGCGACTATTGCCCCTATTGCATGCGCGCCAAGTACCTGCTCGAGAGCAAGGGGGTGGCCTTCGAGGAAATCAAGGTCGACGGTAAGCCCCAGGTGCGTGCCGAGATGAGCCAGAAGACCGGTCGTACTTCCGTGCCGCAGATCTGGATCGGCACCACCCACGTTGGCGGTTGCGATGACCTCTATGCCCTGGAGCGCTCGGGCAAGCTCGATGCCCTGCTCGAGGCTTGA
- a CDS encoding rhodanese-like domain-containing protein: MVANLIQFATNHYILVAIFVVLLVLLLINEIRRGGQSLSNGQLTALVNADKGVVIDIRPAKEYGAGHIVGALNIPQDKLVNRMAELDKHKGKTLIVVDSMGQQSGTICRELLKAGYTAAKLSGGVSSWKADNLPLVK; encoded by the coding sequence ATGGTTGCTAACCTGATCCAATTTGCGACAAACCACTACATCCTCGTCGCGATCTTCGTCGTTCTCCTGGTCTTGCTGCTCATCAACGAGATCCGCCGTGGCGGCCAGAGCCTGAGCAATGGTCAGCTGACCGCCCTGGTCAACGCCGACAAGGGCGTGGTGATCGACATCCGCCCGGCCAAGGAATACGGGGCGGGCCACATCGTCGGCGCCCTGAACATCCCGCAGGACAAACTGGTCAACCGTATGGCCGAGCTGGACAAGCACAAGGGCAAGACCCTGATCGTGGTGGACAGCATGGGCCAGCAGTCCGGCACCATCTGCCGCGAGCTGCTCAAGGCTGGTTACACTGCCGCCAAGCTCAGCGGTGGCGTTTCCAGCTGGAAAGCCGATAACCTGCCCCTGGTGAAGTGA
- the gpmI gene encoding 2,3-bisphosphoglycerate-independent phosphoglycerate mutase, with product MTSTPKPLVLIILDGFGHSESPEYNAIFAANTPVYDRLRASQPHGLISGSGMDVGLPDGQMGNSEVGHMNLGAGRVVYQDFTRVTKAIRDGEFFHNPVLTGAVDKAVGAGKAVHILGLLSDGGVHSHQDHLIAMAELAAQRGAEKIYLHAFLDGRDTPPRSAQSSIELLDATFAKLGKGRIASLIGRYYAMDRDNRWDRVAAAYNLIVDSVADYTADSAVAGLQAAYARDESDEFVKATRIGEAVKVEDGDAVVFMNFRADRARELSRVFVEPDFNEFPRARLPKLAAYIGLTQYSAKIPAPAAFAPASLDNVLGEYLAKHGKTQLRIAETEKYAHVTFFFSGGREEPFEGEERILIPSPKVATYDLQPEMSAPEVTDRIVEAIEQQRYDVIVVNYANGDMVGHTGVFEAAVKAVEALDGCVGRIVEALDKVGGEALITADHGNVEQMEDACTGQAHTAHTTEPVPFIYVGKRALKVRDGGVLADVAPTMLKLLGLEKPVEMTGTSILVDA from the coding sequence ATGACAAGCACGCCAAAACCCTTGGTCCTGATTATCCTGGATGGTTTCGGGCACAGCGAAAGCCCCGAGTACAACGCCATCTTCGCCGCCAACACCCCGGTCTACGATCGCCTGCGGGCCAGCCAGCCCCATGGCCTGATCTCCGGTTCCGGCATGGATGTCGGGCTGCCCGATGGCCAGATGGGCAACTCCGAAGTCGGCCACATGAACCTCGGCGCAGGGCGTGTGGTGTATCAGGACTTCACCCGGGTGACCAAGGCCATCCGTGATGGCGAGTTCTTCCACAACCCGGTCCTGACCGGCGCGGTGGACAAGGCCGTAGGTGCCGGCAAGGCCGTGCATATCCTCGGCCTGCTCTCCGACGGCGGCGTGCACAGCCACCAGGACCATCTCATCGCCATGGCCGAACTGGCCGCACAACGCGGCGCCGAGAAAATCTACCTGCACGCCTTCCTCGATGGCCGCGATACCCCGCCGCGCAGCGCGCAGTCGTCCATCGAACTGCTCGACGCCACCTTCGCCAAGCTGGGCAAGGGCCGCATCGCCAGCCTCATCGGCCGCTACTACGCGATGGACCGCGACAACCGCTGGGACCGCGTCGCCGCCGCCTACAACCTGATCGTCGACAGCGTCGCCGACTACACCGCCGACTCGGCCGTGGCGGGCCTGCAAGCGGCCTACGCCCGTGATGAAAGCGACGAGTTCGTGAAAGCCACGCGCATCGGCGAAGCGGTGAAGGTCGAGGACGGCGATGCCGTGGTCTTCATGAACTTCCGCGCCGACCGCGCCCGCGAACTGTCCCGCGTGTTCGTCGAGCCCGACTTCAACGAGTTCCCCCGTGCCCGCCTGCCGAAACTGGCCGCCTACATCGGCCTGACCCAGTATTCGGCCAAGATTCCGGCCCCGGCCGCGTTCGCCCCGGCCAGCCTGGACAACGTGCTCGGCGAATACCTGGCCAAGCACGGCAAGACCCAGCTGCGCATCGCCGAGACCGAGAAGTACGCCCACGTCACCTTCTTCTTCTCCGGCGGGCGCGAAGAGCCGTTCGAAGGCGAAGAGCGCATCCTGATCCCGTCGCCGAAGGTGGCGACCTACGACCTGCAGCCAGAGATGAGCGCACCGGAGGTCACCGACCGCATCGTCGAGGCCATCGAGCAGCAGCGCTACGACGTGATCGTGGTCAACTACGCCAACGGCGACATGGTCGGCCACACCGGCGTGTTCGAGGCGGCGGTCAAGGCCGTCGAGGCCCTGGATGGCTGCGTCGGCCGTATCGTCGAGGCGCTGGACAAGGTCGGCGGCGAAGCGTTGATCACTGCCGACCATGGTAACGTCGAGCAGATGGAAGACGCGTGCACCGGCCAGGCGCACACCGCCCACACCACAGAGCCTGTGCCGTTCATCTATGTCGGCAAGCGCGCCCTGAAGGTCCGCGACGGCGGCGTGCTGGCGGACGTGGCCCCGACCATGCTCAAGCTGCTGGGGCTGGAAAAGCCCGTGGAAATGACCGGCACCTCGATCCTGGTCGACGCCTGA
- a CDS encoding murein hydrolase activator EnvC family protein: protein MLRALILIALSCLLSPAFADERAQTQQQLEATRQDIAELKKMLGKLQEEKSGVQKDLKTTETEIGDLEKQVEALQEELKKTEGELERLDTEKKKLQSARVEQQRLIAIQARSAYQSGREEYLKLLLNQQNPEKFARTLTYYDYLSKARLEQLRAFNETLRQLANVEQDISRQQAQLLAQRGNLDSRRQELEAVRSERRQVLAKLNGDMKARDQKLQARQQDQADLTKVLKTIEETLARQAREAEEARQKALLAQREAEKRRQQEALAARSATETPTKKARTTLGPLVSSDGANYGGAFSAARGKLPWPVNGRLLARFGDARGGDARAKWDGVMIGASPGTQVRAVHGGRVVFADWLRGAGLLVILDHGNGYLSLYGHNQSLLKSAGDIVKAGEAISTVGDSGGQDSSGLYFAIRQQGRPTDPAQWCRG, encoded by the coding sequence ATGCTCCGCGCCCTGATCCTCATCGCCCTGTCCTGCCTGCTCAGCCCGGCCTTCGCCGATGAGCGTGCGCAGACCCAGCAACAACTGGAAGCCACCCGCCAGGACATCGCCGAGCTGAAAAAAATGCTGGGCAAGCTCCAGGAGGAGAAGTCCGGTGTGCAGAAAGACCTCAAGACCACCGAGACCGAAATCGGCGATCTCGAAAAACAGGTGGAGGCGCTGCAAGAAGAACTAAAAAAGACCGAGGGCGAGCTGGAGCGCCTTGATACCGAGAAAAAAAAACTCCAGAGCGCCCGCGTTGAACAACAGCGACTGATCGCCATCCAGGCCCGCTCCGCCTACCAGAGCGGCCGCGAGGAATACCTCAAGCTGCTGCTCAACCAGCAGAACCCCGAGAAATTCGCCCGCACCCTCACCTACTACGACTACCTGAGCAAGGCGCGCCTGGAGCAACTGCGCGCCTTCAACGAAACCCTGCGCCAGCTGGCCAACGTCGAGCAGGACATCAGCCGCCAGCAGGCGCAGTTGCTGGCCCAGCGCGGCAACCTCGACAGCCGCCGCCAGGAGCTTGAGGCCGTGCGCAGCGAGCGCCGGCAGGTGCTGGCCAAGCTCAACGGCGACATGAAGGCTCGCGACCAGAAGCTGCAGGCTCGCCAGCAGGACCAGGCCGACCTCACCAAGGTGCTCAAGACCATCGAGGAAACCCTGGCCCGCCAGGCCCGTGAAGCCGAGGAAGCTCGCCAGAAGGCGCTGCTGGCCCAGCGCGAGGCGGAAAAACGCCGCCAGCAAGAGGCCCTCGCCGCCCGCTCGGCCACCGAAACGCCCACGAAAAAGGCCCGCACCACGCTGGGCCCGCTGGTTTCCAGCGACGGCGCGAACTATGGCGGCGCATTTTCTGCCGCGCGCGGAAAACTTCCATGGCCAGTCAATGGTCGATTGCTGGCACGCTTCGGCGATGCACGCGGTGGCGATGCCCGGGCCAAGTGGGACGGCGTGATGATCGGCGCCAGCCCCGGCACCCAGGTACGCGCCGTGCACGGCGGGCGCGTGGTGTTCGCCGACTGGTTGCGCGGCGCTGGACTTCTGGTCATTCTCGACCATGGTAATGGTTACCTGAGCCTGTACGGCCACAACCAGAGCCTGCTCAAGAGCGCCGGCGATATCGTCAAGGCCGGCGAAGCCATCTCCACCGTCGGCGACAGCGGTGGGCAGGACAGTTCGGGCCTGTACTTCGCCATCCGCCAGCAGGGCCGGCCGACCGACCCGGCGCAATGGTGCCGGGGCTAG
- a CDS encoding S41 family peptidase, whose protein sequence is MLHSPRLTQLALTIALVVGAPLACAAEPAPATPASRAAVPATEVTANAPLPLDELRTFAEVMDRIKAAYVEPVDDKTLLENAIKGMLSNLDPHSAYLGPEDFQELQESTSGEFGGLGIEVGMEDGFVKVVSPIDDTPASRAGIEAGDLIVKINGAPTRGQTMTEAVDKMRGKVGEKITLTLVRDGGTPFDVTLARAVIQVKSVKSQLLENDYGYIRITQFQVKTGDEVGKALAKLRKDNGKKLRGVVLDLRNNPGGVLQSAVEVADHFLTKGLIVYTKGRIANSELRFSADPADASEGVPLVVLINGGSASASEIVAGALQDQKRAVLMGTDSFGKGSVQTVLPLNNDRALKLTTALYFTPNGRSIQAQGIVPDIEVRPAKLTAEADTDNFKEADLQGHLGNGNGGADRPTGSAKRKDRPQDGDFQLSQALSLLKGLNITKGD, encoded by the coding sequence ATGCTGCACTCGCCTCGCCTCACCCAGCTGGCCCTGACCATCGCATTGGTGGTCGGCGCGCCCTTGGCCTGCGCCGCCGAGCCGGCACCGGCAACGCCGGCCAGCCGCGCTGCGGTCCCGGCCACCGAGGTGACGGCCAACGCACCGCTGCCGCTGGATGAGCTGCGCACCTTCGCCGAAGTCATGGACCGCATCAAGGCGGCCTATGTCGAGCCGGTGGACGACAAGACCCTGCTGGAAAACGCCATCAAAGGCATGCTCAGCAACCTCGACCCGCACTCGGCCTACCTGGGCCCCGAAGACTTCCAGGAGCTGCAGGAAAGCACCAGCGGCGAATTCGGCGGCCTGGGCATCGAAGTGGGCATGGAAGACGGCTTCGTCAAGGTGGTATCGCCGATCGACGACACCCCGGCCTCGCGCGCCGGCATCGAGGCCGGTGACCTGATCGTCAAGATCAACGGCGCCCCGACCCGCGGCCAGACCATGACCGAAGCTGTCGACAAGATGCGCGGCAAGGTCGGCGAGAAGATCACCCTGACCCTGGTGCGCGACGGTGGCACGCCGTTCGACGTGACCCTCGCCCGCGCGGTGATCCAGGTCAAGAGCGTGAAGAGCCAGCTGCTGGAAAACGACTACGGCTATATCCGCATCACCCAGTTCCAGGTCAAGACCGGCGATGAAGTGGGCAAGGCCCTGGCCAAGCTGCGCAAGGACAACGGCAAGAAGCTGCGCGGCGTGGTCCTGGACCTGCGCAACAACCCCGGCGGTGTCTTGCAGTCGGCGGTGGAAGTGGCCGACCACTTCCTGACCAAGGGCCTGATCGTCTACACCAAAGGCCGCATCGCCAACTCCGAGCTGCGCTTCTCGGCCGACCCGGCCGATGCCAGCGAGGGCGTGCCACTGGTGGTGCTGATCAACGGCGGCAGCGCCTCGGCCTCGGAGATCGTCGCCGGCGCCCTGCAAGACCAGAAACGCGCCGTACTGATGGGCACCGACAGCTTCGGCAAGGGCTCGGTACAGACCGTGCTACCGCTGAACAACGACCGTGCCCTGAAGCTGACCACCGCGCTGTACTTCACCCCCAACGGCCGCTCGATCCAGGCCCAGGGCATCGTCCCGGATATCGAAGTGCGCCCGGCCAAGCTCACCGCCGAAGCGGACACCGACAACTTCAAGGAAGCCGACCTGCAAGGCCACCTGGGCAACGGCAACGGCGGCGCCGATCGCCCGACCGGCAGCGCCAAGCGCAAGGACCGCCCGCAGGATGGCGACTTCCAGCTCAGCCAGGCCCTGAGCCTGCTCAAGGGCCTGAACATCACCAAGGGTGACTGA
- a CDS encoding divergent polysaccharide deacetylase family protein: MRYLLFSLLCLLAGTAHAAPAKAYMSIIIDDLGQNSERDSRTLALPGPVTLAIMPDTPHATDFARQAHKAGRTVILHMPMDPATGPYAWTPGTPVEELARRLDAALAKVPFAAGINNHMGSRMTAQPGPMAWLMGELQRRHLFFVDSRTSAATVAAAKAQEQGLAHVSRDVFLDDVRTTEAITAQLQQGIALARKQGSAVLIGHPYPQTLDVLAREIPRLRGQGIELIDIHQMIAQRGNQAMPGHGHNGRYSNR, encoded by the coding sequence ATGCGCTACCTGCTGTTCTCGCTGCTCTGCCTGCTGGCCGGCACCGCCCACGCGGCGCCGGCCAAGGCCTACATGAGCATCATCATCGATGACCTGGGCCAGAACAGCGAGCGCGACAGTCGCACCCTCGCCCTGCCAGGCCCGGTCACCTTGGCGATCATGCCCGACACACCCCACGCCACCGATTTCGCCCGCCAGGCCCACAAGGCCGGGCGCACGGTGATCCTGCACATGCCCATGGATCCGGCTACCGGGCCCTATGCCTGGACGCCAGGCACGCCGGTCGAGGAGCTGGCCCGGCGCCTGGACGCCGCCTTGGCCAAGGTGCCTTTCGCCGCCGGCATCAACAACCACATGGGCAGCCGCATGACCGCCCAGCCTGGGCCCATGGCCTGGCTGATGGGCGAACTGCAACGGCGCCACCTGTTCTTCGTCGACAGCCGTACCAGCGCCGCCACCGTGGCCGCGGCCAAGGCCCAGGAGCAGGGTCTGGCGCATGTTTCGCGGGATGTGTTCCTGGACGACGTGCGCACTACCGAAGCCATCACGGCCCAGTTGCAACAAGGCATCGCCCTGGCCCGCAAGCAAGGTTCAGCGGTACTCATCGGGCATCCCTATCCGCAGACCCTGGACGTTCTGGCGCGGGAGATACCTCGGCTCAGAGGCCAGGGCATCGAGCTGATCGACATCCACCAGATGATCGCCCAACGTGGCAACCAGGCGATGCCGGGCCATGGCCATAACGGGCGCTACAGCAACCGCTGA
- a CDS encoding BCCT family transporter encodes MSSASLTKPPAERVRVNRVVFYTSALLVLALTALLIAVPETAGHVLGIAQKWLTRTFGWYYMLVICGYLLFVVYLAFSDYGKLKLGGKDDQPDFSYGAWAGMLFSSGIGISLLYFGASEPLDHYFNPPEGTSASLEAARQGLQLTFLHWGLHGWAIYALVGLAVGYFAYRHNQPLALRSALYPLVGERWVKGAAGNAVDIFGMFVTLLGLVTNLGIGSMQVASGLEYLFGIDHSKTNLLAVILVMAGVATVAAVSGVENGIRRLSNLNIILFSGLLIFVLLGGQTLHLLNAFVQNIGDYLNGLVLKTFDLYVYEGEAGKSERWLGLWTVFYWAWWISWGPFVGMFIARISKGRTVRQLVTGVLLIPLGFTLAWLSIFGNTALDLVINQGAVELGKTALEQPSMSIYQLLEYFPAAKIVIGVAVFVGFVLFLTPADSGAVMMANLSCKGGKVDEDAPHWMVVFWSVVITLVTIGLLFAGNFEAMQTMVVLAGLPFSVVLVLFMFGLYKAMKQDVAVEQERAELAARGRRGFSERLSQMDLQPTQAVVQRFMDKYVSPALKDAAAQMRLQGFEVEARAGHSRNLMGLRVMMEEGNPFVYEVSLDGYQAAPSEAQVEGAPEVPQRFYRAEVYLHDGSQEYDLMGFTPEQIVRDVLDQFESHRQLLGRVYS; translated from the coding sequence ATGAGTTCTGCCTCCCTAACCAAGCCTCCCGCCGAACGCGTGCGGGTCAACCGCGTGGTGTTCTACACCTCCGCCCTGCTGGTCCTCGCCTTGACTGCCTTGCTCATCGCGGTTCCTGAAACAGCTGGCCATGTGCTGGGCATTGCCCAGAAATGGCTGACCCGCACCTTCGGCTGGTACTACATGCTGGTGATCTGCGGTTACCTGCTGTTCGTCGTCTACCTGGCCTTCTCCGACTACGGCAAGCTCAAGCTGGGCGGCAAGGACGACCAGCCTGACTTCAGCTACGGCGCCTGGGCCGGCATGCTGTTCTCCTCCGGTATCGGTATCTCGTTGCTGTACTTTGGCGCATCCGAGCCGCTGGACCACTACTTCAACCCGCCAGAGGGCACCTCGGCCAGCCTCGAGGCCGCGCGCCAGGGCCTGCAGCTGACCTTCCTGCACTGGGGCCTGCACGGCTGGGCGATCTACGCCCTGGTCGGCCTGGCCGTGGGGTACTTCGCCTATCGCCACAACCAGCCGCTGGCACTGCGCTCGGCGCTGTACCCGCTGGTCGGCGAGCGTTGGGTCAAGGGGGCCGCGGGCAACGCCGTGGACATCTTCGGCATGTTCGTCACCCTGTTGGGCCTGGTCACCAACTTAGGGATAGGCTCGATGCAGGTGGCCTCGGGCCTGGAGTACCTGTTCGGCATCGACCACAGCAAGACCAACCTGCTGGCGGTCATCCTGGTCATGGCCGGTGTTGCCACCGTAGCGGCGGTATCGGGCGTGGAGAACGGCATCCGCCGCCTGTCCAACCTGAACATCATCCTGTTCAGCGGCCTGCTGATCTTCGTGCTGCTCGGCGGCCAGACCCTGCACCTGCTCAACGCCTTCGTGCAGAACATCGGCGACTACCTCAACGGCCTGGTGCTCAAGACCTTCGACCTCTATGTCTATGAAGGCGAGGCGGGCAAGTCCGAGCGCTGGCTGGGCCTGTGGACCGTGTTCTACTGGGCCTGGTGGATTTCCTGGGGCCCGTTCGTCGGCATGTTCATCGCCCGTATCTCCAAGGGCCGTACCGTGCGCCAGCTGGTGACCGGCGTGCTGCTGATTCCGCTGGGCTTCACCCTGGCCTGGCTGTCGATCTTCGGCAACACCGCGCTGGACCTGGTGATCAACCAGGGCGCCGTGGAACTGGGCAAGACGGCGCTCGAGCAGCCTTCGATGTCGATCTACCAGCTGCTGGAATACTTCCCGGCCGCCAAGATCGTCATCGGTGTAGCGGTATTCGTCGGCTTCGTGCTGTTCCTCACCCCGGCCGACTCGGGCGCGGTGATGATGGCCAACCTGTCGTGCAAAGGCGGCAAGGTGGACGAAGATGCGCCGCACTGGATGGTGGTGTTCTGGTCGGTGGTCATCACGCTGGTCACCATCGGCCTGCTGTTTGCCGGTAACTTCGAAGCCATGCAGACCATGGTGGTGCTGGCTGGCCTGCCGTTCTCGGTGGTGCTGGTGCTGTTCATGTTCGGCCTGTACAAGGCCATGAAGCAGGACGTGGCCGTCGAGCAGGAGCGCGCCGAGCTGGCTGCCCGCGGCCGCCGTGGCTTCAGCGAGCGCTTGAGCCAGATGGACCTGCAGCCGACCCAGGCCGTGGTCCAGCGTTTCATGGACAAGTACGTGAGCCCGGCGCTCAAGGACGCCGCCGCGCAGATGCGCCTGCAAGGCTTCGAGGTCGAGGCCCGTGCCGGTCACTCGCGTAACCTGATGGGCCTGCGGGTGATGATGGAAGAGGGCAACCCGTTCGTCTATGAAGTCAGCCTTGACGGCTACCAGGCCGCGCCGAGCGAGGCGCAGGTCGAAGGGGCGCCGGAAGTGCCCCAGCGCTTCTACCGTGCTGAGGTGTACCTGCACGATGGCAGCCAGGAATACGACCTGATGGGCTTCACGCCTGAGCAGATCGTGCGCGATGTGCTGGATCAGTTCGAGAGCCATCGCCAGCTGTTGGGCCGTGTGTATAGCTGA